Proteins from one Parvibaculum lavamentivorans DS-1 genomic window:
- a CDS encoding LysE family translocator, translating into MIDFGLVANGVAIGVAVAAPIGPVNLIVIRRTLRYGWLNGFLSGGGAAAGDAIFAAIAAFGLTAAVDFVIRFETVLQFIGGFFLIGLGLRTWFAQPHFGDEAPISISGAMAGVFAATFVLTITNPATMLGFIAIFGGLAGLADAGEDYGHAATIVLAVMAGSILWWASVSGFVSLFRHRMNDRVLVIVNRVSGALIGLFGLIVLARVVAIYLL; encoded by the coding sequence ATGATTGATTTCGGACTGGTTGCAAACGGCGTTGCAATCGGCGTGGCTGTTGCCGCGCCCATCGGCCCGGTCAACCTCATCGTCATTCGCCGCACGCTCCGCTATGGCTGGCTGAACGGCTTTCTGTCGGGCGGCGGGGCCGCGGCGGGCGATGCGATTTTCGCCGCCATCGCCGCCTTCGGCCTGACCGCGGCTGTTGATTTCGTCATCCGCTTTGAAACCGTGCTGCAGTTCATCGGCGGCTTCTTCCTCATCGGCCTCGGCTTGCGCACATGGTTTGCGCAGCCTCATTTCGGTGACGAGGCCCCGATCAGCATTTCCGGGGCCATGGCGGGCGTCTTCGCCGCCACCTTCGTCCTCACCATCACCAATCCGGCCACCATGCTCGGCTTCATCGCCATTTTTGGCGGTCTTGCCGGTCTGGCCGATGCGGGCGAGGATTACGGCCATGCCGCCACTATCGTCCTCGCCGTCATGGCGGGCTCGATCCTCTGGTGGGCGTCCGTCTCCGGCTTTGTCAGTCTGTTCCGCCATCGCATGAACGATCGCGTGCTGGTCATCGTGAACCGCGTTTCCGGCGCCTTGATAGGTCTCTTC